The Musa acuminata AAA Group cultivar baxijiao chromosome BXJ1-3, Cavendish_Baxijiao_AAA, whole genome shotgun sequence genome window below encodes:
- the LOC135638978 gene encoding leucine-rich repeat receptor-like kinase protein FLORAL ORGAN NUMBER1 — protein sequence MRCLGLLLVLSPLFLADSDGDGDHGALVKLKAALVGPGGSGLGDWAAASPDHCSFSGVTCDEDSHVVALNVSFVHLNGSLPPEIGLLRHLVNLTVSCAGLGGSLPVELAGLPSLRLLNISNNHFSGEFPKVEPGGFPALDVIDAYNNNISGPLPLGLAAAPLLRYLHLGGNFFSGVIPEAYSDIPNLEYLGLNGNSLTGRVPPSLSRLSKLKEMYIGYYNVYEGGIPREFGRLSSLVRLDMAGCGLSGTLPASLGQLKRLDSLFLQFNRLNGSIPPELGGLSQLEFLDFSNNELTGEIPESFAELKELKLLNLFMNHLRGIIPPFIGELPSLVELKLWQNNFSSELPESIGMNGRLVTLDVASNRITGTIPPDLCAGGRLEMLVLMDNGLVGPIPEKLGGCKSLTRVRLGKNSLNGSIPAGLFDLPSNDMLELNDNNLSGELPTVIAGDKLRLLILSNNSITGSISPAISNLSALERLELNMNRMFGEIPPEIGRLKALSMINLSGNELTGEFPIDLAHCASLVSLDLSRNRLTGEIPVQITALPILNTLKLSSNRFWGEIPPEILKMPSLTTLDLSNNCLPNQLSSETSLMKLDFSVSCTAGATPGGARRTGGRSRLALLTSLFPPLLFNC from the coding sequence ATGAGGTGCCTCGGCCTCCTGCTTGTCCTTAGCCCTCTGTTCTTAGCTGATTCAGATGGTGATGGCGATCACGGTGCTCTAGTGAAGCTGAAGGCCGCTTTGGTGGGACCCGGCGGCTCTGGGCTTGGCGACTGGGCCGCCGCGTCCCCTGACCACTGCTCCTTTTCCGGCGTCACCTGCGACGAGGACTCCCACGTAGTCGCCCTTAACGTCTCCTTCGTCCACCTCAACGGCAGTCTCCCGCCCGAGATCGGCCTCCTCCGCCACCTTGTCAACCTCACAGTCTCCTGCGCCGGCCTCGGCGGCTCCCTCCCCGTCGAGCTGGCCGGCCTCCCTTCACTCCGCTTGCTCAACATCTCCAACAACCACTTCTCTGGCGAGTTCCCCAAGGTAGAACCAGGAGGGTTCCCGGCGCTGGATGTCATCGACGCCTACAACAACAACATCTCCGGCCCGCTCCCGTTGGGCTTGGCGGCCGCCCCGCTGCTCCGGTACCTCCACCTCGGTGGAAACTTCTTCTCCGGGGTGATTCCGGAGGCGTACTCTGACATCCCAAACCTCGAATACCTCGGCCTCAACGGCAACTCCCTCACCGGGCGCGTCCCGCCCAGCCTCAGTCGGCTCTccaagctcaaggagatgtacatCGGGTACTACAACGTGTACGAAGGCGGGATACCCCGGGAGTTTGGGAGGCTGTCGTCGTTGGTTCGACTCGACATGGCTGGATGCGGCCTCTCCGGCACATTACCCGCGAGTCTCGGCCAGTTGAAGCGTCTCGACAGCTTATTTCTCCAGTTCAACCGGCTCAATGGCTCTATACCGCCAGAACTCGGCGGACTCAGCCAGTTGGAGTTCCTCGACTTCTCCAACAACGAGTTGACGGGCGAGATACCGGAGAGCTTCGCGGAGCTGAAGGAGCTCAAGCTATTGAACCTTTTCATGAACCATCTACGAGGTATCATTCCACCGTTCATCGGGGAGCTACCGAGTCTCGTGGAACTCAAGTTATGGCAGAACAACTTCAGCAGCGAGCTCCCTGAATCTATCGGCATGAACGGCCGGCTGGTGACGCTGGACGTGGCGTCGAATCGGATAACCGGGACGATTCCGCCCGATCTCTGCGCCGGCGGAAGGCTCGAGATGTTGGTTCTGATGGACAACGGCCTCGTCGGGCCGATTCCCGAGAAGCTCGGCGGCTGCAAGTCGCTGACTCGGGTCCGACTCGGTAAGAATTCCTTGAATGGGTCGATCCCCGCCGGGCTCTTCGATCTGCCCTCCAACGACATGCTCGAGCTCAACGACAACAACCTCTCCGGTGAATTGCCGACGGTGATCGCGGGAGACAAACTCCGCTTGCTCATCCTCTCCAACAACTCGATAACCGGCTCAATCTCGCCGGCGATTAGCAACCTTTCCGCGCTCGAAAGACTTGAACTCAACATGAACAGGATGTTCGGCGAGATCCCACCGGAGATCGGTCGTCTCAAGGCACTGTCCATGATCAACTTGAGTGGGAACGAGCTGACCGGCGAGTTCCCCATCGATCTTGCCCACTGCGCATCGCTCGTCTCGTTAGATCTCAGTCGGAACAGGTTGACGGGTGAGATACCGGTGCAGATCACGGCACTGCCGATCCTGAACACGCTCAAACTTTCATCAAACAGGTTCTGGGGTGAGATCCCGCCGGAGATACTGAAGATGCCGAGCCTCACCACGCTCGACCTCTCCAACAACTGCCTGCCCAACCAATTGTCGTCGGAGACGAGCCTCATGAAGCTCGACTTCTCTGTGAGCTGTACCGCCGGTGCGACACCAGGCGGGGCCCGGCGGACGGGCGGCCGCAGCAGACTCGCCTTGCTTACATCTCTTTTCCCTCCGTTGCTCTTTAATTGCTAA
- the LOC135580946 gene encoding protein PSK SIMULATOR 1-like isoform X2, with product MPYGCSCNALRKNGQNVEAYIELADDATLPIHALSFYVPETSSILGRASIAGLEKAVEVLDTLGSSMSNLNPSSGFTSGVTARGYKISILAFEVANTIAKGANLWRSLSDENINILKEEVLQSDGVRKLISADANELLWITATDKREELEFFSREVIRFGDLCKDPIWHNLGRYFEKLSLDMTPTEQSKEEAEMMMQLLIYLAQSTSELYHELHALDRYEQDYRRKLQEEELIPAARQESILNSELKRQKKLVKSLKKKSLWSRNLEEVVEKLVDIVTFLYKQIWESFKTSGCNLLDYKPAQNQTLGASGLALHYANIINQIDNIVSRPLSLPPTTRDSLYQGLPTRVKAALRTRLQSFDAKEEYTVAQIKAEMQKILCWITPLAENTTRAHQGFGWVGEWATMGTEINKKPDMQNCIARIQTLHHANKEKTEEYILELVVWLHHLVIQVKNRGYGLTSASPVQSQPNKGTVVISESIREPSQACNGRIEGALLSEDERNMLEQVTLRKITLGRSKSLDLEKRARRHRGRNRSCENSPDKEFNVALDWKLERSRVLDVMDGLNTLGALPVVQFCT from the exons ATGCCATATGGGTGCTCATGCAATGCATTGAGGAAGAATGGACAAAATGTCGAAGCATATATCGAACTTGCAGATGATGCCACCTTGCCAATCCATGCGTTGAGTTTCTAT GTACCAGAAACAAGTTCAATCCTGGGACGAGCTAGCATTGCTGGTCTGGAGAAAGCTGTAGAGGTTCTAGATACCCTTGGAAGTAGCATGTCAAACTTGAATCCTAGCAGTGGATTCACATCCGGAGTGACGGCCCGAGGATATAAAATTTCCATCTTAGCATTTGAAGTGGCAAATACAATTGCTAAAGGAGCTAACTTATGGAGAAGTCTTTCAGATGAAAACATCAATATCTTGAAAGAAGAAGTTTTGCAGTCAGATGGAGTAAGAAAACTAATCTCTGCAGATGCTAATGAGTTGCTGTGGATCACTGCCACTGACAAAAG AGAAGAACTTGAATTTTTTTCAAGAGAAGTAATTAGGTTTGGGGACCTATGTAAAGACCCAATATGGCACAATCTAGGTCGCTATTTTGAGAA ATTGAGTTTGGATATGACGCCCACAGAACAGTCAAAAGAGGAGGCAGAAATGATGATGCAACTCTTAATATATTTGGCTCAGAGTACTTCT GAGCTTTATCACGAGTTACATGCTCTAGATAGATATGAACAGGATTACCGAAGGAAGCTTCAAGAAGAAGAGTTGATACCTGCAGCTAGACAGG AGAGTATTTTGAACAGTGAACTGAAACGCCAAAAGAAGCTTGTGAAGAGTTTGAAAAAGAAATCCCTTTGGTCCAGAAACTTGGAGGAG GTGGTGGAAAAGCTTGTAGACATTGTTACATTTTTGTATAAGCAGATTTGGGAATCATTTAAAACTTCTG GTTGCAACTTACTCGACTATAAGCCAGCTCAGAATCAAACCTTAGGTGCTTCTGGTCTCGCGTTGCATTATGCTAACATCATCAACCAGATTGATAATATA GTATCTCGACCACTATCCCTTCCTCCGACTACAAGGGACAGTTTATATCAAGGATTGCCTACACGCGTGAAGGCAGCACTTCGTACCCGATTACAATCATTTGATGCCAAGGAAGAG TATACAGTTGCTCAGATAAAAGCTGAGATGCAGAAAATCTTATGTTGGATCACTCCACTAGCAGAAAACACAACTAG AGCACATCAAGGTTTTGGATGGGTAGGAGAGTGGGCAACCATGGG TACTGAGATTAACAAGAAACCAGACATGCAAAACTGCATTGCCCGTATCCAGACGCTTCATCATGCAAATAAAGAGAAAACTGAGGAGTACATATTAGAACTAGTGGTATGGCTTCACCATCTAGTTATCCAGGTGAAGAACAGGGGTTATGGATTAACATCAGCCAGCCCAGTTCAAAGTCAACCAAATAAGGGAACAGTGGTGATCTCAGAGTCCATACGAGAACCATCTCAGGCATGCAATGGTAGAATTGAAGGTGCCCTACTCTCAGAAGACGAAAGAAATATGTTGGAGCAAGTAACCCTGAGGAAGATTACATTAGGGAGAAGCAAAAGCTTGGACTTGGAGAAGAGAGCCAGGAGACATAGGGGTCGGAATAGGAGCTGTGAGAATTCTCCAGACAAAGAGTTCAATGTGGCATTAGATTGGAAGCTGGAGAGGTCAAGAGTGTTGGATGTGATGGATGGGCTCAACACGCTCGGTGCGCTTCCAGTAGTTCAGTTTTGTACATAA
- the LOC135580946 gene encoding protein PSK SIMULATOR 1-like isoform X1, which yields MGCVCSSRSRSDRKERKDALYADGAEEVGTFGDRKSNYKLFDSGELRVVPTKAVAGKVPETSSILGRASIAGLEKAVEVLDTLGSSMSNLNPSSGFTSGVTARGYKISILAFEVANTIAKGANLWRSLSDENINILKEEVLQSDGVRKLISADANELLWITATDKREELEFFSREVIRFGDLCKDPIWHNLGRYFEKLSLDMTPTEQSKEEAEMMMQLLIYLAQSTSELYHELHALDRYEQDYRRKLQEEELIPAARQESILNSELKRQKKLVKSLKKKSLWSRNLEEVVEKLVDIVTFLYKQIWESFKTSGCNLLDYKPAQNQTLGASGLALHYANIINQIDNIVSRPLSLPPTTRDSLYQGLPTRVKAALRTRLQSFDAKEEYTVAQIKAEMQKILCWITPLAENTTRAHQGFGWVGEWATMGTEINKKPDMQNCIARIQTLHHANKEKTEEYILELVVWLHHLVIQVKNRGYGLTSASPVQSQPNKGTVVISESIREPSQACNGRIEGALLSEDERNMLEQVTLRKITLGRSKSLDLEKRARRHRGRNRSCENSPDKEFNVALDWKLERSRVLDVMDGLNTLGALPVVQFCT from the exons ATGGGTTGCGTTTGCTCGAGCCGAAGCAGGAGTGATAGGAAGGAGAGGAAGGATGCTTTGTACGCCGATGGAGCGGAGGAGGTTGGTACTTTTGGAGATCGGAAGAGCAACTACAAGCTTTTCGATTCCGGCGAGCTCCGAGTGGTACCGACCAAGGCCGTGGCTGGAAAG GTACCAGAAACAAGTTCAATCCTGGGACGAGCTAGCATTGCTGGTCTGGAGAAAGCTGTAGAGGTTCTAGATACCCTTGGAAGTAGCATGTCAAACTTGAATCCTAGCAGTGGATTCACATCCGGAGTGACGGCCCGAGGATATAAAATTTCCATCTTAGCATTTGAAGTGGCAAATACAATTGCTAAAGGAGCTAACTTATGGAGAAGTCTTTCAGATGAAAACATCAATATCTTGAAAGAAGAAGTTTTGCAGTCAGATGGAGTAAGAAAACTAATCTCTGCAGATGCTAATGAGTTGCTGTGGATCACTGCCACTGACAAAAG AGAAGAACTTGAATTTTTTTCAAGAGAAGTAATTAGGTTTGGGGACCTATGTAAAGACCCAATATGGCACAATCTAGGTCGCTATTTTGAGAA ATTGAGTTTGGATATGACGCCCACAGAACAGTCAAAAGAGGAGGCAGAAATGATGATGCAACTCTTAATATATTTGGCTCAGAGTACTTCT GAGCTTTATCACGAGTTACATGCTCTAGATAGATATGAACAGGATTACCGAAGGAAGCTTCAAGAAGAAGAGTTGATACCTGCAGCTAGACAGG AGAGTATTTTGAACAGTGAACTGAAACGCCAAAAGAAGCTTGTGAAGAGTTTGAAAAAGAAATCCCTTTGGTCCAGAAACTTGGAGGAG GTGGTGGAAAAGCTTGTAGACATTGTTACATTTTTGTATAAGCAGATTTGGGAATCATTTAAAACTTCTG GTTGCAACTTACTCGACTATAAGCCAGCTCAGAATCAAACCTTAGGTGCTTCTGGTCTCGCGTTGCATTATGCTAACATCATCAACCAGATTGATAATATA GTATCTCGACCACTATCCCTTCCTCCGACTACAAGGGACAGTTTATATCAAGGATTGCCTACACGCGTGAAGGCAGCACTTCGTACCCGATTACAATCATTTGATGCCAAGGAAGAG TATACAGTTGCTCAGATAAAAGCTGAGATGCAGAAAATCTTATGTTGGATCACTCCACTAGCAGAAAACACAACTAG AGCACATCAAGGTTTTGGATGGGTAGGAGAGTGGGCAACCATGGG TACTGAGATTAACAAGAAACCAGACATGCAAAACTGCATTGCCCGTATCCAGACGCTTCATCATGCAAATAAAGAGAAAACTGAGGAGTACATATTAGAACTAGTGGTATGGCTTCACCATCTAGTTATCCAGGTGAAGAACAGGGGTTATGGATTAACATCAGCCAGCCCAGTTCAAAGTCAACCAAATAAGGGAACAGTGGTGATCTCAGAGTCCATACGAGAACCATCTCAGGCATGCAATGGTAGAATTGAAGGTGCCCTACTCTCAGAAGACGAAAGAAATATGTTGGAGCAAGTAACCCTGAGGAAGATTACATTAGGGAGAAGCAAAAGCTTGGACTTGGAGAAGAGAGCCAGGAGACATAGGGGTCGGAATAGGAGCTGTGAGAATTCTCCAGACAAAGAGTTCAATGTGGCATTAGATTGGAAGCTGGAGAGGTCAAGAGTGTTGGATGTGATGGATGGGCTCAACACGCTCGGTGCGCTTCCAGTAGTTCAGTTTTGTACATAA
- the LOC135580946 gene encoding protein PSK SIMULATOR 1-like isoform X3 yields the protein MSNLNPSSGFTSGVTARGYKISILAFEVANTIAKGANLWRSLSDENINILKEEVLQSDGVRKLISADANELLWITATDKREELEFFSREVIRFGDLCKDPIWHNLGRYFEKLSLDMTPTEQSKEEAEMMMQLLIYLAQSTSELYHELHALDRYEQDYRRKLQEEELIPAARQESILNSELKRQKKLVKSLKKKSLWSRNLEEVVEKLVDIVTFLYKQIWESFKTSGCNLLDYKPAQNQTLGASGLALHYANIINQIDNIVSRPLSLPPTTRDSLYQGLPTRVKAALRTRLQSFDAKEEYTVAQIKAEMQKILCWITPLAENTTRAHQGFGWVGEWATMGTEINKKPDMQNCIARIQTLHHANKEKTEEYILELVVWLHHLVIQVKNRGYGLTSASPVQSQPNKGTVVISESIREPSQACNGRIEGALLSEDERNMLEQVTLRKITLGRSKSLDLEKRARRHRGRNRSCENSPDKEFNVALDWKLERSRVLDVMDGLNTLGALPVVQFCT from the exons ATGTCAAACTTGAATCCTAGCAGTGGATTCACATCCGGAGTGACGGCCCGAGGATATAAAATTTCCATCTTAGCATTTGAAGTGGCAAATACAATTGCTAAAGGAGCTAACTTATGGAGAAGTCTTTCAGATGAAAACATCAATATCTTGAAAGAAGAAGTTTTGCAGTCAGATGGAGTAAGAAAACTAATCTCTGCAGATGCTAATGAGTTGCTGTGGATCACTGCCACTGACAAAAG AGAAGAACTTGAATTTTTTTCAAGAGAAGTAATTAGGTTTGGGGACCTATGTAAAGACCCAATATGGCACAATCTAGGTCGCTATTTTGAGAA ATTGAGTTTGGATATGACGCCCACAGAACAGTCAAAAGAGGAGGCAGAAATGATGATGCAACTCTTAATATATTTGGCTCAGAGTACTTCT GAGCTTTATCACGAGTTACATGCTCTAGATAGATATGAACAGGATTACCGAAGGAAGCTTCAAGAAGAAGAGTTGATACCTGCAGCTAGACAGG AGAGTATTTTGAACAGTGAACTGAAACGCCAAAAGAAGCTTGTGAAGAGTTTGAAAAAGAAATCCCTTTGGTCCAGAAACTTGGAGGAG GTGGTGGAAAAGCTTGTAGACATTGTTACATTTTTGTATAAGCAGATTTGGGAATCATTTAAAACTTCTG GTTGCAACTTACTCGACTATAAGCCAGCTCAGAATCAAACCTTAGGTGCTTCTGGTCTCGCGTTGCATTATGCTAACATCATCAACCAGATTGATAATATA GTATCTCGACCACTATCCCTTCCTCCGACTACAAGGGACAGTTTATATCAAGGATTGCCTACACGCGTGAAGGCAGCACTTCGTACCCGATTACAATCATTTGATGCCAAGGAAGAG TATACAGTTGCTCAGATAAAAGCTGAGATGCAGAAAATCTTATGTTGGATCACTCCACTAGCAGAAAACACAACTAG AGCACATCAAGGTTTTGGATGGGTAGGAGAGTGGGCAACCATGGG TACTGAGATTAACAAGAAACCAGACATGCAAAACTGCATTGCCCGTATCCAGACGCTTCATCATGCAAATAAAGAGAAAACTGAGGAGTACATATTAGAACTAGTGGTATGGCTTCACCATCTAGTTATCCAGGTGAAGAACAGGGGTTATGGATTAACATCAGCCAGCCCAGTTCAAAGTCAACCAAATAAGGGAACAGTGGTGATCTCAGAGTCCATACGAGAACCATCTCAGGCATGCAATGGTAGAATTGAAGGTGCCCTACTCTCAGAAGACGAAAGAAATATGTTGGAGCAAGTAACCCTGAGGAAGATTACATTAGGGAGAAGCAAAAGCTTGGACTTGGAGAAGAGAGCCAGGAGACATAGGGGTCGGAATAGGAGCTGTGAGAATTCTCCAGACAAAGAGTTCAATGTGGCATTAGATTGGAAGCTGGAGAGGTCAAGAGTGTTGGATGTGATGGATGGGCTCAACACGCTCGGTGCGCTTCCAGTAGTTCAGTTTTGTACATAA